In the genome of Equus przewalskii isolate Varuska chromosome 29, EquPr2, whole genome shotgun sequence, the window ctcACACTCAGGTAGAGGAGGTAAGACTTCCCTTCATGCAGGTAGAGCTGTGACCTCCTCACACTCTCAGAGGAGATGTGAAACTGTTTAATATTCAGGTATGTGAGGTGAGCATGTGTCATACTCTGGGAGGTGAGATGCTGCCTCCTGACAACCAGAGGAAATACGTCATGATATTCAGGTAACTCTGATGAGAATTCCTGACACTGAAGTATAGGGGACAACACCTTGTTGCACATAGGTCCCAGAAACCTGGAGACACTCAAGTAGAAAATATGAGAACTTGTGACAGCAGTGGACAAGAAGATGGGCTTTGTCGTCCTAAATTAGGGAAATTCAAAATGGCTCTTTGAAAAGTGTGCTAATACCATACACctggaagaaggaaagacagTTTGCCCCAAACAGTGTTAAGGATATTCGATCTTTTGAGCCTGGCTCCCTTTAACCACTGACACACTGCACCAGCTTGTCACAGAGGTGCTGAGCTGTCCCTCGATCCAGTTCGAATAGGGACTGTGGTTACAGCTCGCATGAGGGGCACACCCGTGAACCTCACAAAGCTAGAACCTCAGATGATGTGGACTTTGGAAGAGTAACTGGGAATGAAGATCCTGGCCttggggcagagggagtgggCTGCATATGAGCCCCCATCACCCCAGGGGTGGGGGAGCCTGTGCAGGAAGTCAGGAAGTCACTTCAGCTAGAACTAGTTAAACTAAAGGGCTCCTGCCTGGCCTGActactggggtgggggtgggtgggtggaggtcATCCTGCTGATTGGTCAGGAGGCTACAGAGCTTTGTGAGGTCACCCGGGTTCCAGGCCGTGCTGGGGCAGGAGTCTGGTAGAGATGCTGCCAACTGCCGTTCTGCTGGTCTTGGCAGTGTCTGTGGTGGCCAATGATAACATCACGTGTGAGTAAGTGTCAAGGATGCTTtgccactgtgtgtgtgtgggtgtcttCTGAATAGCAGGCCCCACCCAGACTTCCTTTGTCCAGGGCTAGGGAGGAGGCCAAGCTTGGGCCTTAGCAGTCACCTGAGTGTCACAGCTCCTGTGACCCACATCCCCAACTCAGACCCTCCTTGCTCCCAGCATCATCAACCCAGAGCCCCCAGGGCCCCAGCTGTCCATAGTTTCCTGCTGGGACAGACCCCTCAGCTCCTAGGGCTCCCATAGCACAGAGATCTGTGCCACCTCCTCACCCAGTGACTGACCTCACTGCCTCTTGAACATCAAGTCTTGCTTCTCAGGAGTCCCTGTCCTCCCACAGATACTGAGATGCACCAACCTGTGGCTGACCCCAAAGGTCCCAGTGTATTGTCATGCCATAACCTTAGGACCTCCACTCCACCTGTAGACTCCCACAGCCCCCAAGGTACCCCACAGTGCCAACACCTCCCGTACTATTATGGCCTCTCACCAGCAACACAGTTCCCAGACTTCCACATCTGGACCCCCACTGCTCCCAGTGCACCTCCCCACACTTGGGGGCCACTCTATCTGCCTGTGGCTACTCTTTCTCCTCCTGTCACTGTCCAACCCAAACCTGCAGCCCCAAGACCCCGTGGCTTTTCCCTGAGTCTCCCACCCAAGGCTGGCTCTGAAGACCTCAGGCCATTACATCCCTCTACCCCCACCTTTAGACTCCCCCTCTGCCCAGGGATCTCTCGTACATCTAGGGCTCTTACAGTCTGTCCTAGCTGCCTGGGCCCCCTCTTTCACCACTTTGTGACTGCATCCACAAGACCCAAGAAATCATACCCCTCGAAACCATTTCCTAGAGCCTGGGGCTTCCTGCCTCATCACAGCCCCACAGCACTACTCCTTAGCAAATCCTCTTTGATCCCACACACTCCAGGCTGCCTCTACTTTTACCAACCCCAtatccctgcctcccccaggtgTGGCGGTACAAGGACAGGCTGTGCCTATTCCTGATTTTGAACTGTGCCCGTGATCTCTCCTCAGTGGTCCCTGTGGGTTACGATTCAGGCAGAACCTACAAGGGACCCTCCGCATCATCGGAGGGCAGGACGCGGCACTTGGAGCCTGGCCCTGGATGGTCAGCCTCCAAGTCTTCACTTACCACAACAAGCGGAGGTATCATGCCTGCGGAGGCACATTGCTGAACTCCCACTGGCTGGTGACAGCTGCTCACTGCTTCAGGACCAAAAAGTATGTGTGGGAGCACGTGAGGGAGGTCTTCAGAAAGGCTCTTCTCAGAAAGGGACCTTCTCCAGGGGGTCTCTGTGCAGTCTCTCTGGGGCTCTGGGCCTCGTGGTGGGCAGACCATGAGTGGGTTGACCCAGATCCCTGCTGGGGGAGGGCTCTGAGGGTCACAGTCACCAGAGGCTTGTGTCCAGCCAGTCCACAGTGAGAATGACCTGGCTTACCTCTGCCCACAGAAAAGCGTATGACTGGAGACTGATTTTTGGAGCAAGGGAAATTCAATATGGCAGCAATAAGCCAGTGAAGCCACCTCTGCAGGAGAGACGTGTTGAGAAAATCATCATTCATGAAAATTACTCCCCTCGTTCAGAGGCAAACGACATTGCTCTCTTGAAGATCACCCCTCCCGTTCCCTGTGGGCACTTCATTGGACCGGGCTGCCTGCCCCAATTTAAGGCAGGCCCACCTAGAGTTCCTCAGACCTGCTGGGTGGCTGGCTGGGGATTCTTAAAAGAGAATGGTGAGTATGGGAGGGGCTCCCAAGGGGGGACTCTGCTGGTCATTCTCTTGGTGGTCTTTGAGGTGAGGGGTAATATGTTGATGCCTAGTTGAGCAACTCAGTCCTCATCATGGTGCTGTGAGTAGGGCCTGTCCTTTTATagctggagaaactgagagaGTTGAGTTctctgtccaaggccacacaactgGTGACTAGTGTGGCCCTCTAAGGGCAGACTGAGCAGcggcaggcagagggagaaccTTGGCATTTTTAGAATGGGGTCAAGGCTGTGTCTGTATTTGGGGCCTGGAGCCCCAGGTGCCGCATTCTGAAAATGGGGAGCATAAGCTGAACCAGCACTTGGAGAAGAGCTCTAGGTGGGGTTTTGTGGCTGTGAGACagtccctttccctctctgggcctcagtttccccaccgtGAATGGAAGAGTCAGATCGCATTGTCTCTAAGCTCTGAGGTTCCCAAGCCCAGCCCTCCTGCTTCTAGTGCCATCTCTGCTCCCTGTCCTCGGCAGTCACAGCACCAAAATCCATCCTACCCTTTGGAGTTACTTCAAATTTTCTCTGTAGACTGGGGCTGTCTGTGGGTCAGCAATGGGCAGCAAGGTTTTGCCACTAGGGCAAGACGAAGTCAGATGGCTCTCTGGCTGTGAGCTATCCTTTCAGCTTTCCATAGGTGGTCGTGTGAATTTTTACGCAGTCACATGAGGGGTGTGAAGATATGGTTGAAGTTAACTTAGCTCTCAGTCTCGTCTGTTCCTTGATAATGGATTCAAGGCAGTTCAGTCATTCGGAGTTTAAAACTCAGCCTTTTTTGGTAACAAAAAAGTCAGTAATTTCTGGGTTCTTCCCTTaacttttcttcccctctctcaaAGGTCGATCTAAGTTTCTGATAAGGTTGCCACCAGTACTGTCCCTCAGGGAAGGGCATCTCCTCCCGGATGTCCTTGCTTTCACTGGCCTTTGCTGACCCACGACCTTCCCTCCCTGGCCTGGGGTGTCAGCCTCTGTCAGGCTGTTGATGTCCATGGCTCTTCCATGGCCTCTAGAGCCAGCACGCATGTTCTGTCCCCCCCAatcctgccctgctctgcccacccGTCTGACCATGTCCACAGCTTTTGGGGGTTCTTGCAGTTTCTGGGAGGCTGATCTCAGGTTTCCCATCTAGATgacccacccccatccccacctttGCTATCCTACTGCTCAGGAGGATTGTAGGCTCCCAGCTACACCCCGGACATCATGCGAAACCTCTTTTGTTCCAGAATGCCCCTAAACTTGATGGGATTTCTATCATTTATTTGCAAACTCGTCCCTGACCCCTAAGGCCAAGTTTTAAAGAAATCCCCAGGCTTCAAACTCCTGTGACAGTCCTTCAGACCTTccttttctacttcttccttgAACTCACATGCTTTGGGGCCAGAAGAACGCTTCTAGGGgagtcctcctccttttccacTGACCTTTGAGTTCCTGCACGGTTCTTAGCGTTTGTCATGTAAAGCCAAGGTGTTGGGATTGAGAAAACCCTTTTCTATTTCAGGACACCTGGCTCTTAACAATGAAACTCATGGCTTTCAAGACCATAGGTTCTGCAACAGACTGAACAGGTCACTTTCATGGCTGACAAGCCAGgcttgttgttgctgttatttcaGGTCACCCCCACCTCAAGGGCAGTGCATGTACAAAACTCTCACCACTGCTTGGGTGGTGAGGAATTGGGGGCTAGTGAGACTGGAGACAGAATCAGGGCCCCGCACACATGCACCTGGCACCCATCGCCCGGTGCCTGCTGTGCGCCTGGCCCTACCCACAGTGCTCCGTGTGCTCCTCTCTCCCATGTGACCTGCAGAGTCATGTTCCAGGTCTGCCCCTCCGTCAGGTCTGATCCATCAACTCCCCATCGGTACTGCAGACGGTgttcccacccacccaccaggcttggctgggctgtgggtgcTGCTATGCTCGGGATCCTTCTGTCTGTGGGACTACTTGGTGAAGAGGAGACAGTTGCATTGATTCTCAGGCTCTAAGTCAGATGCAAGGTTGGCTGCTCAAGCTACATACAGTCTGGGCTGGGCCTTTCTTAACCCAAAGGTCATGATAGGGCGTCTGGGGCTGTAAAGGAAGCTCTGACTTGGTTTCAGAGGTCATTTCAACCACCCATGCCTCTGACAGGTGTGCCTGTGTGTGGAGGCACCGCCACAGCCTTCTCTTTCTGTAGTCCCCTCAAAACAGATACGAGGCACACAGGGAGGGACTCATCAGCCCAACTCCAGCGGATCCTGTCCACAACTGAGCAGAGGGGTCCTGATGGGGGATAGAAAGCAGAGAGGGTGACTTACCCCAGACTATGGGGAATGAAAGGGGTCTCCTGGACTTGAGTCTAGAGAGGGAAACCTGGGTCCAAATCCAAGCCACGCCATATCCTACTGTGACTATGGGCAGGTGGTGTTCCAGTCTCCTGAGTGCGGAAAAGGGGGTAACGGTACCTAACCCATGAGGTTgctgaggagtaaatgagaggATGCCTGTGTGATCCTAGTGAGTGCTCAACACATCCAAGTTACAAGTGTTAACATCACACTGGCCTCCATGGTCCATCATCTACGGTTAACATACAGATCTCTCATAGTCCCTCATCTACCATTAACATACACATTTCTCACAGTCCCTCATCTGCCATTAACACACACATCTCTCATAGTCTATCATCTACTATTAACTTACACATCTCTCCAGCTGCATCTGCCATTGTCCCTGCACTtccactctttcttcttctctcccgctctcctccacctccatctcccatcttttgtctgctttttcagTTGTGTATTTTCTTCCCTCCAGGGGTGTATAAGGAGAGGCCAGGGCATTGACTTTCATGGATCTTAGTTTAGATAGAGCATCACAGGATGATGGGGGttcagtggagggaggagggaggactTTCCCAGAAGATATCTTCCATGATCACTGACCACTGAGTCGCCTGGCTGTAGCCCGCAAGACATCACCTATACTGCAGGAGGCGCCTGTGGAGCTCATCGACCTCGACTTATGTAACTCGACCCAGTGGTACAATGGGCGCATTCGTTCAACCAATGTGTGTGCAGGGTATCCTCAAGGCAAGATTGACACCTGCCAGGTAACTTTTCTCTGGGGGCCCAGGCCCCTGTGGACACCTCTCTCTTGGATTCCTGAGCTCCACTATCTCCAGGGCCCTGCTCTAGTGACCCCTTCCCTGGTCCCGTTTTCTAGCATCTGCAGTCACAGTGAGGATGGGAGATGACACTCACCGGCTGTCCCTACAAAGAACCAATCACCAAATTTAGAACTTTATCCCACCCTAACACAGAGATCATATCACCCAAATACTGCCCCTGAAGAGAATGTTTACCTCTCTTCACCAGAATACAAAACATCCAAATCCACTTGTACCCACATGCTCATGTAAAGCCACATGCATGAACACATGGGTCCGCTCATCTTCCCTCCTCACTGCAAGGAAACCCGTGACAATCCACACACTTTTTGTATCCCAACTGAAGCTGCTGGCACCATCTcaaacttcaccaccaccactgttTATGGCAGCAGGAAACCATGTGACTGCAGGAATTGTCCTCTCAGAAGCTGTGGCCCTTCTGGGCAGGGGAAAATGCCTCAGGCAGAGAGTGACTTCTGTGTCCTTCTGGGCAGGGGGACAGCGGCGGGCCTCTCATGTGCAGAGACAGCATGGAAAACGCCTATGTGGTCGTGGGAGTCACGAGCTGGGGGGTAGGCTGTGCCCGTGCTAAGCGCCCTGGAGTCTACACGGCTACCTGGCCCTATCTGAATTGGATTGCTTCCAAGATCGGTTCTAACGCCTTGCACATGATTCAACTGGGCACCCCTCCCCCTCCTACTACTCAAGCACTCCCGGCTAGACTCCCCTCTATTCAACCTATTCACCCTCTTTGGTCCTTCCAACGCCCTCCTCAACCACCTCCCCCTGGATCACCTGCACCCaaaccccaacccccagccccacctccacccccacaccAAACTTCCACCAAACCTCCTCAAGCACTTTCTTTTGCCAAGCGACTACAGCAACTCATAGAGG includes:
- the ACR gene encoding acrosin isoform X1 yields the protein MLPTAVLLVLAVSVVANDNITCDGPCGLRFRQNLQGTLRIIGGQDAALGAWPWMVSLQVFTYHNKRRYHACGGTLLNSHWLVTAAHCFRTKKKAYDWRLIFGAREIQYGSNKPVKPPLQERRVEKIIIHENYSPRSEANDIALLKITPPVPCGHFIGPGCLPQFKAGPPRVPQTCWVAGWGFLKENARKTSPILQEAPVELIDLDLCNSTQWYNGRIRSTNVCAGYPQGKIDTCQGDSGGPLMCRDSMENAYVVVGVTSWGVGCARAKRPGVYTATWPYLNWIASKIGSNALHMIQLGTPPPPTTQALPARLPSIQPIHPLWSFQRPPQPPPPGSPAPKPQPPAPPPPPHQTSTKPPQALSFAKRLQQLIEDLKGKSFSNAKRYYEMETTDLPELTAAS
- the ACR gene encoding acrosin isoform X2 produces the protein MVSLQVFTYHNKRRYHACGGTLLNSHWLVTAAHCFRTKKKAYDWRLIFGAREIQYGSNKPVKPPLQERRVEKIIIHENYSPRSEANDIALLKITPPVPCGHFIGPGCLPQFKAGPPRVPQTCWVAGWGFLKENARKTSPILQEAPVELIDLDLCNSTQWYNGRIRSTNVCAGYPQGKIDTCQGDSGGPLMCRDSMENAYVVVGVTSWGVGCARAKRPGVYTATWPYLNWIASKIGSNALHMIQLGTPPPPTTQALPARLPSIQPIHPLWSFQRPPQPPPPGSPAPKPQPPAPPPPPHQTSTKPPQALSFAKRLQQLIEDLKGKSFSNAKRYYEMETTDLPELTAAS